GTCTTGTCAGGGATTAGGAGAAACAAGAGGGAGGATGTATCCCACCTCCAAACTCTGGAGCCGGCTGGCCTGGTCACTGCGCCCCAACAGCTTCAGCGAGCCCCGGGGCAATAGCCACATCTCAAGCGTCTCTGCCGGCCCCTGGGCTGCGGGCTGCACCGTCTGCGTCACCAGGTAGCCCTGGAAATGGTCGTCATAGAAATACAGGTGCACACTGGACGGCAAACCCCTGGGCTCAAACCTAAGAAGGTTTcagcagggagaaagggagatgCCATCAGCACACCTGACTTGGCCTGGAGTGCCAGGGAGGGGTGCGGGGCATCCTAGCGCCGGGTTCTTCCTTGGCCCCAGGTTTCATACACAGCACGTTACGTGCCTAGATtttgccttcttttatttttttcccccttgtgtCAGACTGGGGACTTGCTGTGGGCACAGATTGTTCCTTTTTGATTTGCCTTCCCATAGGACACTATTCTCTGAAGGTGTGCTATGTGTGCGGAGGAGGTCTCACCTGCAGCGTTCTGTCGCCAGTGGGGCAGCAGCAATGGCAGCATGACGAAGGCCAAGACGGGCAAAGGCAGTGTAAGCAGTGAGCAGGACATCACTGAGCCCGCCGGGCCCATCAGCCACGTCATAGGTGTTCTCCCAGTAGGCCTTGAGGGCCGGCGTGCCGGGTGGATAGCTGCCGTACAGGTGAAAGTCCAAGATTTCGAGGACCTCCTGGTTCACGGTTGACTCGAATTTCCGGGCGAAGAAGGTGGgtctggagacttgctggagaggaagaggagggtgaaGGGCTCTGCAGGCCTCCgagcacagcagaggctggccctCTGAGCACTGCCTCGAGCTCAGCctccctggcttttcctgctgctgctgctcctatAGGCCCAGACCCAGGGCTGCTCCAGACAGAAGCCCATCCTGTCCTTTCTGATCGGGACAGCTCTTAGGGAAAAGTTGGGGCACGTGGGGGGAGCACCTGCAGCCGCAGGAAATCCTGAGGCTTGAAGTCATTGGGGGAGCAGCCACACCAGTCCACGATGTGCTTGTACTGACACTTGCAGCCTAGCTTGCGGTTCCAGTTGGTGACCCGCAGGTTGTTGTCCACAAGGCTTTCACAGGCGGGGCTGTTCTCCAGCACCGTGTGGAAGAAGGACTGCAGGTGGCAAGGGAGGGTGGAGGGTGAGCCGTGGCCAATCCAGCCAGAGCCCTCCCTGGCCTCCGAGTCTGTTCAGTCACCCACCTCGGCTGGGAGCAATGTGTATGTGTAAAACTGGCGGAGCTGGGCCACCAGGGGGTCATCTGTGTACACCACATACTCCACGAAGCTGCGTGTCAGCACGAACCAGTCAGAGCCACCGTCCACCACGATGCCCGCTGGGATCTGCCGCTCACCCAGGCGCCACATGTGTGAGTCACACTCATGGAAAAGCCTGTCCAGGCCCTGCTTCTTGATGAACCTGGGGAGGGCAGAAAGGCCATGACCGAGGGCCCCACAGAGGGGGATCCGAGCTCTCTCACCCACTTAGCAGCCAGCACTGCTTCATCTGTGGTTGGGTCTGGGGGGCTTCGCAACCCAGGGATGGGGCCACCAAGTACCCTTGTATGGGATGGGTGACGAGACACCAGGGCTTCCTCCCCAGCTCCCTCACCTGGAATTGTCTCGGCCATGTGACTTGAGGAAATTCTTGTCCCGGTTCTTTGACAGAAATGTCACTAGCTCCTCATTAGTCCTAGGGAGGGAAAGGGATGTACAAGGCGGTTGCTCAGTCCCTGGCCCAGAGCAGACTCCCTCCAGAATGCCTGACCTTCACCCCTTGGGCCTTCCTTTCTCATCAAGAGCTACCAGGCCACATACCCCACCTTTACCTGACGCTCTGGGTACCTGAGGGCCCCAGGGAAGAGTCCACCCTTGGTGTCTGACCCGGCACCCCAGGGACAGGcctttgggtcttttttttttcccccaaggtagggtctcactctagcccagattgacctggaattcactatgtagtctgagtgccctcaaactcatggcgcactcctaccgctgcctcctgggtactgggactaaaggcgtgcgccaccacgccctgcctgtCCCCAGTTCTTGTAAGTCCTGAGAACACCTTTCGGTAGTCTCTCTCTTAACTCAAGCCTGAGGCCAGAGGGCCacatctgggctacagagatctCAGAATGAGgcttgggggaggaaagggaaccCATAAGGACTTCCAATTCCCAGAACACAGGTGGGGCCCCACTCCCACCCAGAGGGTCCAGAGCCCCCGTCCTCACACCTGGTTGGGTAGTCGGTGGCACTCAGGTTGATGAAGAagtcccaggcccagccaggcacCTCCAGCAAGTCCCTCATGCTCCGCAGGTACATCCTCAGAAGGCTGGCCCCGCCCCAGATGGTGACCATGCGCCAAGGTGTCACCCGCACATTATCATAGCGCTGAGCCAGCTCCACCACCTCACGATGCAGGTAGTTGGagcgctggggggggggggggggggcggaggagaCACTCAGAAAATGCCACTGAGTCTCAGAGTTATAACCCCATCTAGCTGGGGTCACAGCACACGTGACATGATACGGGCATAATGAGTGGCAGGACAGGGCTCCTAGTGGGCCATGCCACCTGTttcaccattctctgtctcagcTTTCCTATCTCTAGGCCTCCTGAGCCCTGTCTAAAATCTTTATTTAACGTCTCTGCTCTGCTCACCCAACACACCCTAGGCCTTCCCTGACCACAGTACCTTGTCCACATGGATATAAAAGAAGTGCTGTTCGTGGTAGACAGCCTTGAGGAGCCGCTTCAGCTGGCGGATGGCACGGCCGTGAACcaccagcatgtaggcaatgcgAACCGGGGGGCCATCGGCAGGCTGCTGGGTCCGGGTCTCTTCCCACTGGATTCCAGGACTCATCTTGCCTGAGTATAATGAACAAGGGTTTGAATGAGGCACACTCCAGGCCACAGGGCCGCAGGGAGAGATGGACGAGGGCTGCCCATTTCCCAGTGGAAAAAACCCAGACTCAGTGCCTTGGGCCCCAGCCCGTCCTCTGCTACTTAATACACTGAGCACAACTGTGGACGAGGAGGAGGGCCCTGTGGGAAACGAGGGTGAGGATCTAGGCCATGCCACCTCCCATCCATGCCTGGGAAGGACCAGGGTACCCCTATTTCTCACCAGGCAACTGGCAGTGTCGGGGCACAACCTTGGGCATGAGGTTCCCAGCCTGGTGCAGGCATACCACATTGGCGATCTCCTGTTGGCACTGCTTGGTGCTGGCCCTAGCCAGGGCTGACAGCGCATCTTTGCCCACGATCTCACACTTGGGGATGAAGCCGTTGTCCGTGGGCTGGGGAGCACCCTCCACACTGCCCGTGTCTCCGTGTGGTGGGAAGCCAGCAGCCCCTATCAGTGCCTCTCCAGCTGCTGCCCCACTCAGGTTCTGCCGGCCTGGGGCCTCCGGGGGTGGGGCAGGTGGCACCCTCCGGCTGGCTCTGTGCCGGCTGGTTACTGCCCGTACAACCTTGGCTACAGGCACGCCTGGACTCTCAGCACGGCCTCTCCAGCGCCCGTGCCTTCTGCCCGCACTGCCTCGCCGCCCTGCAGAGCTGTCTGTGTCCTTAGAGCCCTCTCCAGGGTCCAGTGGTCGTGgcttcctctgccttcctttctgtAAATGACATGCAGAGATTATGGGCAGTCAATCCTCCTGCTCCTCAAGCCCTCTGGCTACAGGTACACTCAGACCTAAAAGCTTCTGCTCTGtcaggcgtggcggcgcacacctttaatcccagcacttgggaggcagagttaggaggactgccatgagtttcaggccaccttgagactacacagtgaattccaggtcagcctgggctagagtgagaccctacctcgaaaagccaaaaaataaaacaaaataatgaaataaaagtttCTGCCCAGCCCTCGCCCAGAGAAATCAGCTTACCCTTTACCTAGAGATGGTCTCAGGTGAACAGACCCTAAAACTGCAAAAACATCATGGACCCCTAATATTCTTGGGCCAGCTATCCAGTCCTCTCCACAGGGCTCCATAGCACTCCACGTGCCCCTTTAACTCCCAGATCACAGTACTGTGCTGTATTTTTATGCTCTGGATATAgataccattttctttttcagaaaatgtttcaaaaaaaaaaaaaaaaaggactgaggaaatggcttagcagttaaggcgtttgcagtagaagcctaaagacccaggttcaattccccaggacccaacgtaagccagatgcatgtgtcttgagtttgtttgcagtggctggaggccctggtgcacccattctttctctcaaactacctcttcctctctgtctgaaataaataaaaaaaatattttttaaagaaagaaaatgaaaaaaaaaaattaaatactgtagaattaaaagaaaaaaaggctcgGTGTGGTtgggcacaccttcaatcccagccctcaaggaggctgaggtgagttcaaggatttccatgagtttgaggccagcctggaatacagagtgagttccaagtcagcctgggctagagtgagaccgtgcctcaaaGACAAACATTTCCATGCATATTCCAAGGGAAGGGTGCGCAGACTCCGCAGAGGATGCAGGAGTATCCTCCTAACATCCAAGCCTCCATCCAGGACTGGCTGGGAAGACACCACAGTCTTTGTATAGACCAAAGCTTTTCATGTGGGACTACTGAGGCCACAACAGAGTGAAGGAGGTTTTGTTTGCCCAGAAGGAAGCAGCAGTGCTGAGGTGATGCCCAAGACCTCAACTCACTGGGGTACACCTGTGAATGACTGGGGACAGGAGGCAGCTGACAGGGAAAGGCTTCAGAAACAAAGCCTGTCAAATAGGCAGGCAAGGAGAGGGGCAGAAACATGCAGCCCCCAGGACAGCTGGGAGGTGGTCCTGGCCAGCTCCGCAGGACTGCCCATGGACAGTGGGCCCTTGACCCACCACGGCACAGCGACAGTGTGAAGGGCTGCGGCGAGACCCTCTGGCTCACATGCAGAGTCTTGCGGGCAACCTGCCTCGGGGGAGTACCGTCTCCCTTGAAGCACCCTCCCACTTGGCTTCCAGGAGGCCTCCTGGGTCCTCTCCATCTGCAGGCACTCATCAGTCTCTTGGCTACCAGGACAAACTTGGGAGCCTGTCCTCAGCCTTTGCTTCTCCATGAACTCATTCAGTCTCTCActttcttttactatttaattcattaatttgcaggcagagcaggacatggtggtgcacagctttaatcccaacagtcgagaggcagaggtaggaagatcacggtaagtttgaggctaccctgagactacatagtgaattccaggtcagcctgggctagagtgaaaccctacctcgaaaaacaaaacaaaacaaaacaaaacaaaaaagcaagcagaggcatgctgggggtgggggtgggtggggcctctagccattgtaaatgagctccagatgcatgcaaca
This is a stretch of genomic DNA from Jaculus jaculus isolate mJacJac1 chromosome 9, mJacJac1.mat.Y.cur, whole genome shotgun sequence. It encodes these proteins:
- the Xylt2 gene encoding xylosyltransferase 2; the protein is MVASARVQKLVRRYKLAIATALAILLLQGLVVWSFSGLEEDEPGEKGRQRKPRPLDPGEGSKDTDSSAGRRGSAGRRHGRWRGRAESPGVPVAKVVRAVTSRHRASRRVPPAPPPEAPGRQNLSGAAAGEALIGAAGFPPHGDTGSVEGAPQPTDNGFIPKCEIVGKDALSALARASTKQCQQEIANVVCLHQAGNLMPKVVPRHCQLPGKMSPGIQWEETRTQQPADGPPVRIAYMLVVHGRAIRQLKRLLKAVYHEQHFFYIHVDKRSNYLHREVVELAQRYDNVRVTPWRMVTIWGGASLLRMYLRSMRDLLEVPGWAWDFFINLSATDYPTRTNEELVTFLSKNRDKNFLKSHGRDNSRFIKKQGLDRLFHECDSHMWRLGERQIPAGIVVDGGSDWFVLTRSFVEYVVYTDDPLVAQLRQFYTYTLLPAESFFHTVLENSPACESLVDNNLRVTNWNRKLGCKCQYKHIVDWCGCSPNDFKPQDFLRLQQVSRPTFFARKFESTVNQEVLEILDFHLYGSYPPGTPALKAYWENTYDVADGPGGLSDVLLTAYTAFARLGLRHAAIAAAPLATERCRFEPRGLPSSVHLYFYDDHFQGYLVTQTVQPAAQGPAETLEMWLLPRGSLKLLGRSDQASRLQSLEVGSDWDPKERLFRNFGGLLGPLDEPVAMQHWARGPNLTATVVWIDPTYVVATSYDITVDSETEVTQYKPPLSRPLRPGAWTVRLLQFWEPLGETRFLVLPLTFNRKLPLRKDDASWLHAGPPHNEYMEQSFQGLSSILNLPQPEPLEEAARRHTELTGPALEDWTDGELSAFWSVAGLCATGPSSCPSMEPCRLTSWSSLSPDPKSELGSVKADGRLR